In Electrophorus electricus isolate fEleEle1 chromosome 10, fEleEle1.pri, whole genome shotgun sequence, the genomic window aaaagtagTGTCAGTTAGTTGTTAGACAGTACTATCTAACTTTTTATCTCAAGTGCTTCTCAAAGAAGCTTGAGCTTTGCTGCGTTCCACTCTATGGGTACACCGACCATCTCTACTTAAtccattattatttattattattactccgTTATTACAAATAATGTATTTGCAGTGACTAAAGGAAACTTCTACAAAGACAAGTCACTATTAATGTCAACGCAGGATAATATtaagtttcaaaataaagataaatTTTTTAGTCATGGttcattttaagattatttttctACACCCATTTTGTCGCAttattttttctatttattttttccatgaaTTGCTTTTGGTGTCTTTATTGCTGGtttattttagtgtatttttttttcttttgggtGAAGCAAACCCTCTTTGGAGGGGAGGAATGCACCATCGCCCAGTTCCATTCTGCCCATCGTCTCGACGTCCCAGAGGCACAGTGGGGGGTTGTAAACATTTGCACTCGCGGGCCTGTCCATTGCACATGCTGCTGCTTCGCCAGAAACCTCAGCATTGCATATTTACTCCGTCAGGCCTGTCCCGAGATTCTACGAATCACACCAGCGAATTTCTGAAAATGCCATCCAAATGTGACAGCAGACTTATGCTAAATGGAGAAAATAAGGCAAAACATTGCTGAAACACCCCTAGGCCCACATGGTACCGAAGGCTCGGCAGAGAGCTGCTAGACTCCCCGCTGTGAACTGGGAAAGTGATGTTGGTGCGCCTTGCTCTTCCGCGAGGGCAATACCGTCGCCGGGCCCCTCGCTGAAGCCCTTTTGAAGTCTGCTGCCTGTGAGAAGCATGCCAACATTTCCACACCACAGCAGATAATGCGCCCACAAAAGCTAGCGTTTGGATGAGGGCAGAACATGAATGCAAGACGTGTCTAACTTTGGCACACTGGGAATAATTCCCTCAACCACATTACCTCTGCACTGATACTGCAGAATCTTTCTCTGTTGCCAGTATTTAATTTTAGACAGAACATGTTAtataatgcaataaacaatgaagaaaaaataaatagatacattAATTTCTGACATGTATGGACCAGTTCgatattcattattttatttcaacacAATAGAGGCATAATTCCTTGAGAATCTTCTATTTTGCCTGGCAGGAAGTAGTGCCAATGACTCAAGAGCGTCAATAGCTGATGATTGGAAAACTTACGTAAACATATAATTGCATATAATTAGAGGCAGACTTTTGGCCACACTCTGGGTTTGCTGAAGCAGTTCTGAGGATGTCATCGTTCTAGTTTAAGCCAAGCATGCTGTTCTCTCTATAAAAAGCTCTATGTCTAATGTACAAGTTACTTACTAAAATACTTCACTTGATGAATTGTGTTTGTACAATAAATGAGGGGGAACATTGTTTTTATGTGAGGGTATATCTTACATTGTTCTTCTACAGCATCATTAACATTAATTTGTCCCTGAAATAGTTGTTAATGTAAGATATTTCAAAAGCCAGAGAAAAGGACAAAttgacataaaaatgtttaaaggcCTATCAGGATAAATCCTCAAAACAGAAACTTTCTATTCGTGCATCTACTGAAGAGGACAACTGTAGCCCGacaaagttttatatatatatatatatatatatatatatatatatatatatatatgtgtgtgtgtgtgtgtgtgtgtgtgtgtgtgtgtgtgtgtgcgtgtacctcATCATAGGCCTAACTTTGGTGGTGGTGTCCATCCTGAACTTGTTCGCTCACTCCAAACAGATTCCAGAGGTGATGGTAGGATTCTCTAATTACCATACACATACCACGTAGGATCACACTAATCACTACATGTGGAATTTAGCTTTAATAGACATACAAAAGTTTCAAAATCATTCCACCCTATGCACACatatagacagaaagagaggataTATTGAATGTAAATAAGTTCACCCTGAGACATCTGGGGTCAAACCTTTATTGTTTGAAAACTCTAAACTCTTTTACAATacagtcatttttgttatttgtgtgaTTTCATGAATAATATACAATGTCATGATTTAATCCAATAAGGACATacaacaaacaggaaaaaattCTTTCTACATGTCAATGTTCTATAGTAGCGGAAAGATATGTGGTGCTTCATAGTTTCACTGCGAGCTTGTTTTCCAACAGCACCATTGCTTCCCTTCTGAATAAACGAAAGCATTATGTCTGTGAAAGTGCATTTCAAAGATTGCACGGCCTGGAATTGCCTGGGCCATCCCAGTGTACATTATGAACAGGAGGGCCATACTCTTATTATGTGACAAACGGCATGTTTAACCTACATTTCCAACTACAACACACATCCAGAGAGttaaagaaaatatatctgTGCATGCCATGAACATTCCCccataaacatttacaataaatctatatttttaGAACCTTGAGAAGCAAATAGTTTGATAATGATACAATGTTTCCCCCCCAACAAATGGACAAAATGTCAATAATAATGATGAACTAATATATAACATCCAAAtagcttttgttcattttacagACTTGTTACAATGGCTTAGGAGCCAGTATGCAAAGGGCATGCCCCAATAAAGTAATATTATTTGGTCCACATTTACAAACCCTCTGAATAAACAGAGGAAAACATGGGTTGCCACAGagggctttaaaaaaagaaaaaaggggaaCAAGATAACATTTGTCTTCTTGCTTTCTCGATGAGACAGTTATGAATGACATGAGATCTTtgaaaaatgcaatataaaCATTCTAGctcatgacagagtgatattacaattttacattttcttattcCATGGCACGGCTTTTACACGGTAGAATTTGGTGCCCAGTGGAACTTTGAACCGGTTTTGGGCCTGAAGAAatagtgtgtgtacacacacacacacacacacacacacacacacacacacacacacacaaataattacaACTAAAAAGCTGTAATTGCTGTTAATGACAGTACTTAAGCCCTCAGGGTACAATTTCAGCTCTGAACACCTttctaaaaacatttatgaagaaTTAAGAATAAATTTGACACATtactcacaaaacaaaaaactgtcaacaaagtgaaaaatgatAAATCATGTTAACCAGTCACCTTTTTTGCCTGGCAATATTCTTTCTCCATGACTTTCCCAAGGACCCATGGTCGCCTTGTGGCTCCAGCTGCTAAAGAGcgagaagaaaaaacatttaaacacattttaacataaaaaacaataaagaacacCATACATAAGCCTATAAGTAGTGGAATACACATATGTAGTGGAATTACACAGAATTTATATTTTTGGTCTTTTAAATACTAATTCTAGGAAATTGAACCTTTAAGCTCAATTTAGCCATTTAACTCTACGGCAGACTAAATTACATGTATTTTTCCCCACTCCATTGTATACCAACCCAGGCACTGGGTAAGCTGAAGTAGGTTTAGAGAGTCAGACCTGGCTTGAGGTCCAGGGCAGAGAGTGACTCCGAATGCAGAAAGTAGAGAGTGGGTGCGACTGTGAAAAGCACATAGTTATCATGCCGCTCATCTAAAATAATAAGGACCAAGTCTCCAACCTGAAAACTataagaaaaaatacaaaagcaaagaaaaaggCTTTGAAGACAAattcaggaaagaaaaaaaatatagaaatgtcTTAAAAGCTGTAATGATGACTGAGACGCTTACTCTCTAATAGCGATCTTCTCTGAATGCCTCGAAGATACAGAGGACATACTCTGTGACATCTGAACAGAACACATGCAGAAAATATTCAACAAATGACAAGCTAGGACGCAATAGTTGTGTAGCATGATAATCACAGAGTAAATAAGGATACAACAAATACATGACCATTTCCCTTTGTCTTCTGTCTTGAAGTAGttctatacatttttaatcataaCTAGTAGGGAAAACAGCAACTTTCTCCATGAAGAACAGCAACATCATTAGAATAAACTTCTGTAATCTTGCAGTGTGAGCTAGAGACATCTCACATTTctcaatagaaaaaaaaaaacttcgaAATCAGACATCCCATCAGACAAGGCATCAGACATTGCTTCATCCACTACAAAGATACAATTACACCAGCAGTGTTTTCCCAACACTGGCTCTGGTAAATAAGCAGTTTCTGAATGGCAGTCACTTCTGAGGCTCATGACAAAATTTAAACGGAAATCAGTAGTCAACTTGCGAggctttaaaaacaacaataataataataataataataataactaccTACTTTTACTAGTCTACTGCTCTTTGTGAGACAATGTTCCTTATCTAGAATAAGCTATTTTGGGTCCTCTTGTCTTTCTTGACACCTTAAAATTTCCTTTTGCCTCTGTGACTGGCAAACCTGTAATTTGTGCACCCAACTATTCATTCCATTTCACAGTTTGCCTCATACAgctgcagaaaaacagaaactgaactgcatttcacattttaagagtaaatatattaatatcaaaactaattttaaaaaataagtcaCTTGctgaaatatcattttaaaacattatatcCTTTTCACAAATACATTCATCTAGAGATTTGGTCTTCTCTTGTAGTACTTTATGGTTCAAATAACTACGAGCTTGGACTGTGTGCGCTTGTGTTTAATACAACAAACCACACACTGAGGACCATCACTTCAGTCTCACTTGATTAttctgccacctagtggtggCAGCAGCACACCAAACGTTTTCAGCCTATTATGACCATGTTGAAGCCCTGTAAAGGCCATGACAAAATGATGATTCCATGCACAAATGTGAAGGGAAAATTAAATAtagcaaaagcattttttacTTAGTCAGATACAAATTGGTGAGAAAGCTATGCAAGTAATGCTAACCTATTAGTGAAGTTTGAATTGGTGAGAGGGAATGtgctagagaaaaaaaaaagacaaaaaaaaaaaatttcagcaTTGACTAAACTAATTTCAAGCAGTCATGCAGCATGCAGACACAGCAGAAATGTCTACCAGATATTATGGGTGAGACTTCCATAAACATGCTTAAATCAGCTGCAAAATGACACTGATTTTCTTGCTATTTCTCACTTGAGCTTATTGCTCTCCTAGCAGCTAATGGAGAGGACATTCCTTCATGCCTTACTTCCAGTACAGCTGTGTCACAATTTTCATAAAAAGATTAACCCTGTTTACAGAAATGGTCCTGTGGGAAAGTTAATTCAATCATATAAAGAGACCCATGTTCTAATTAACAACTGATAATATGCCTCTTGCCACCTGAACAACTATAGCTTTACAACGCACTAAAGCACAAACAAATGCGGTTCTGTGTCATCTGCATTATTTGTCAATTTCCCGTTTCCACATTGATTTTGTTAACCAACACAATTGAAATGGTTTTGGATGTGGTTTATGTAGATGTGCTTTAAGCACTTtttaaggaaataaagaaaataaaacaaagaaagaagaagaaaaaatttGACAGCTGAcactaaataaaaagacaaagcaggttttacatttatttatggatTCTTTTCATTGACTGACCATATTTATCATATTTGTGAATATGCTTATTattagtttaaaatgttatattcagTCCAGAAAGACTAAAACGTGTGTGAAAACGCATGTGCTGAAGTGTGAGACTGGACTGTTACAGTGTAACACATACCAGTCTTTGGCTGAGTCTCTTGTTCTCCTCTTCCTTCATGTGTAACGTCTGTAACAGAGATGTGCATAATGAAAAATCAAACCTATAGAATCCCAACAACTGTCTGCTCATGTTTTATCTATCAGCTACAATGTGCCAGGAAGCTTGAACTAcagacagtgatgcagtgatctACTTACCCTTTCCAGTATAAGTATCCGTTGCTTCTCCTCTGATAGCATCAGTGTGTTATCACTACAGTGAAATTAAAGCAGCAAATTATGAGAGTACTGTAGCATTGGCAAATAAGATTTGGAACTCTGACATTTTGGATACATGTCAATACTATGAATATATGTCACTGAAGTTGACGATTTGCAGAGTACATGAGAAAGTTAGTCTGGAACTAAAACACAGTCTAACAGATTGCTATTTTGTCTTAAAATGTATAACAGCTAACTTCAGAGTTGAAACGCAAGATTTATATGGGGTTCAGAAAGCAAATCAGTCTGACTCTTCAAACTCTgcctctctttgtttctgtgccTGAGCTGTCTGATTTCCTGATGATCCAGTTTGGCCAAAATCTGACCAGTGCAAGGAATATGAAGCAACACAAGGCTCCTCCAGTGTGTCTCACCTTATCTGTCTAATCGGTTTGGTTTTCCAGCCACCAGTATTAATTTAGGACACCAATATTTACCCATTTAGTGTTTATTCTGTGACCATTGAAGCATTTTagatataaattttttttaagaaagaaaggaaCTGCAATTACAAAGCAGTTGCATCCCTTAACACTAAATGAGGGAAGTTTTTTTTAAGctttaataatttaatcataTCATTTTTTTGATCTGAAGGTTTTTAAGTAAGCACAGAATATACATGTTTAGTCACGAATTACACAGTAAGGTAAAGATATTAGCACTTTATAGGTATACAAAAATTTTGATCAAGATTCTGGGTCTGACAATCCTGATAATTAATGTAATGAGACATCATATGAGGGACAATAACACGTAGAACTTTTTTAGCTATGAAACTACTCAACCAAAGTAGCATAATGAGTTCATACTGTGTTATTTCAGCAgttttttgtgtgggtgtggcttaaAACAGAGGATTACTCCATGGTCATGTGTGGGTATCATTCAAAATACAGTCTTACTCTTATACTCTGCACAGTCatcatgtgtgggtgtggcatAAAATAAAGCTTACTGCACAGTCATCATGCTGGCCTCCACAGCAGAGTCGACTCTGTCATCATCTCGCAGCGCAGCCATGGCCGCTATTCTTTCTGAGTCCAGTCCGGGCAAAGCAGGGGCTTCCGCAGGGGTGGAACCACAGGCCCCAGGTGACTCCATGCAGACAGGGACAGGATTGGACGTGAAAAAGGAAGAGGAGACGAGCGCAGTACATCGGAGACGGTTGAGCTCCTCCTCCAGTTGCTTTTTTTCTTGAAGGATGGAGGCACGGTCTTCTGAGAGAGTCTCAATCAGGCCTGGAGGAAGACAGCAGCAGAGATGTTTCTCACCACTGTTGAAGAGTGCTAAGAAGTAGCCCACCCAAGAAGAGTGGATTCAGTAAACCAAATATGCCAGTTAGCTAAGATACCAATTATCAAAGGCATCTCACATCGGTAGCAAATTAAAATAGGCTTGGTTACTAATTTCTTTACTTTTGCTGCATTCAACTGGCATCCTTAGTTTAtgttaatttcattaaaattaacATAATATGGGTTATGAAATTTTATAGAGCAATAAATAGTTATAGGAAGCATTCCTTTGTAATGAAGAGAGAAATAACTCATTctgaattaaaaatgcattctaGTTGCATGTCAGTATGCAGTGTAATGATCAGTGAGTTGTTTCAGTCATTAACTGAAATAATAACTTTATGTTAACAATTGTACAAAGTTAGTATGTAGTCATTAATAGCCTGTGGGAATGCGAAATGTTTTCCCATTAGGGGTGCCCTACCCATAGTCCTAGAAAGGCAAAGTCTAGCATAATTTGGACAGTTCAGTGATTTCCATATTCAAATGTAACTGATTTATCAATTGTTTACAGTTACTTACCAGTTACCAGAGCAGTATAAATTGCCTGTGCAGGCATCTTTTACAAGTGAAAATgcatccattttattttcttccccCAAAATATACAAGTTCTGTGCGATGACTATAACCTCACCATCAGTTGAAACAAATCCAGTGTGATGACTATAACCACTCTATCTGTTGAAGCAAGCCCTGTGTGATGACTACAACCACACCATCTGCTGAAAGTCTTACCTTTGTCTTTCTCCTGCTGTTGTGTCACTTTTTTAAGATTCTCACTCAGTTCGTTAATAATCTGTTCCTTCTTCATCTTTTCCCGTGTGAGGACAGTGTTGAAATTTGTCTGGAGagggaataaaaaaaacaaaacaaaacaaaacaaaaaaccccaacacaaacacacattaccCAAAGACTACTCCTTCCACAATCAATTCCAGCAAACTTTAATTTAAATACTGACAGATGGTACTCAAGCTTAATCTCAGCTGTGAAGAAATGGAAGAAATGGGTGCTTCCTAGCCTTGTTTGTGGAGCACCTCTGTCatatatagtatagtgtatTCATACTCGTAACACAGCTGCCTCAGAAACACCTTGATAAGTGACTAAGGTGCTGAATCCAAGGTGTTAAAGCAGAGCAGTAAGTGGCTCCAGCACcaggactgggagacagtgacGTGCAGAAATAATTAAgatgtcagtcagtcattcaaaGCATGCTATGAAAACACAAGCCACCTGCTGCTCAGCAATCAGTGACGTCTTCATATTCTGCAGCTCCTCgttcttctgtttctccatgAGCTCCAACCTCGCCCGGAGTgatgccttctcctcctccagcctctgtTGCAGGGCACTGTCTAGAGACGACCCAGCCACTGACTCCACCTCGCCCTGCCTAGTCACTGCCACTCTGCCAACACCACAGCCACACATGAGTACTGCTGGTGGCCGTGCATTTGGTAGCTGCACTCAGCTCTATTCGCCTTATGATAAAATACTTGGAGTTGGCCATAAGGAGCTCTGGACTAGCAGAAAAGGGCAGCCTTTATCTGGAAATTAGTCAACATGGGGGTCACTGTCTGCTAGGGCTGTTTACTTAAATTTGGTGTCCAAAACAACCAAATTATATTAGCAATGCAGCACCAAAATGTCCCAAAATTTTGGATCCCAAATTTGGTACTTTGGACAAAACCTATATCATAAATCAAGTGTAGcaattattactttatttatttagtaattatTAGTAGACCTAATAAACCATATAACATGAATatgataatgaaaaaaattGTCTAGAAATCTATAGTTTTTGACTGCATGAGAATAAATACTGAATGAAATACACCACAGCCTCAACAAATTGTACAATGAGAAACCATCACTAGGAAGCAACCAACACCATTTCTTAattttacaagaaaaaaatagcaccaaaagattttttattaacaaaaaataGGCTCTGTTCTTGTTGTGGAGATATCTCATGTGGAATATACCAACAAAAAATTTTCCCCCAATTTTTTTGGACcaacaaaaaaatctttcccccaattttttttccatctggCATGTAATTTATAATGATTTGTCTTCTTTTTGACCTGTAAAGTTCAGTTTTTGGAAATTATGTTAAtctattattataacaataaaaGGTTGCATTTAAAAAGCAAGCTCATCAAAATCAGATGcgattttaaaacattttaatgcctCCGACGATTTGAAATTTGAGGGGGAGTTTTGGGCGTGTAATTATTAGAAAGTATAAGAACAACTTCAGTTTATGAGTTTGTGTTTAGCAGATCAGATCAGATTGGATATGTGGATTATGTTTATGAGAAAactttaaaattagttttactTACTCGTCCGTGGATTGTCTTTCAAGTTGAGTTTCTAGTAGTTTAATTTTTTCTAAAAGTTTTGTCTCAAGCTCCACCATGTGGAGCTCAGAGTCCCTTAAGACATTGTTTAGTGCCACTTTagcctcctctctgtcctcctctatCCTTCTCTGAGCCTCCTGCCTCTCCTGCTCCAGCCTTCCAGACATGAGGGTGATCTCCGTCTGCAGGTCACTGATGGTGGCCTGCAAGTCCCGTTCTCTGTCCTGGAACCCTCTCTTTTCCTGGTCATGCTCCTCCCTCAATCCAGCAAGCTGTTCCTCCTGCTCAAGCTGGAGCTTCAGATGGCGCTCCTCGCAGTCCCGTTTCACTTCCTGTGACTTCTGCTTGAGTGCAGAGAACTCGTGGCGAAGGATGGTGCTCTGTTCCTCGTGCCGGTCCACCAGCTCCGAGATGCAGTGGTCCTTCTCCAGGCGCATGAGGGCACGCAGCTCCGCCAGGCCCAGCTCATGCTCCTCATTCCGCTTTTGCAGCTGTTGGGTCAgagcctccacctgctcctgcaGGATGCCTGTGCACGATGCCATCTCAGCCCGCAGGGTCTCCTCCAGCTGAGCCTGGGCCTCCTCATGCTGCAGGCGAAGCTCTTCACTCTCAGACTCCTTCAGGGCCAGCTCCACCTCGAGCTTGCAGCAAGTGTCAGTGAGGTCAGCACCACGGGCCTCTGAGTCTCTTAGGCGGCCCTCGTACTTCTTGGACTCTATGGAGTGGGCCTCCTTCATCTCCAGGATCTTAGCCTCGTTCTCCTGGGCAACAGCATTCAGAGCACTCTGCTTGTCCCATTTCAGGGCCTCCAGCTGGGCGTGTTGCTCCTCTTTCAGACGGTTCTCCAGCTCTTGGAGACGGCTGTTCTCAGCGCTCTCCATCTCCTTCCGTATTTTCTGCCGGCTGCGCTCTAACTCACCATGCAGGCTGTCCAGCTGGCTGGCGAGGGCGTCCCTGGCGAGCACAGCATCCCGTAgtgcctctctctgctcagaGAGCCTCCTCTCTAGCTCTTGCACCACCTGCTGATGCCCACTGCACACCTCCTTCAGCAAgcgctccctctctgcctccagctgggccagctccttctccttccGTTCCAGCAGGCCCTCCAGCTCAAGCATGGCGCGCTGTACATCACGCACAATGCCCCGGTTCCCATCAAGTTCCTCAGTGAGACCATGGACCTGCTTGTCATGGTCCTCCATGAGGTTCCTCAGCTCCTGCTGGTGCGCCTCCCTTAGCTCGCCCTCATGACAGTATCTGATGCTGTTCACTATACCGTGGACGTCGGCGCTCATCTTTTTCAAGGCAAGGCTGAAGTCTCGTTGCTCCTTTAAAACAACGCCGCGCAAATGGCAGAGATCATCCTTCACCTTCCTCAGGTTGCTCTGGGACTCTTCAGCAGCCGAGCGGTACCTGTCCACAGCCAGCCGGAGGGCAGCAACGCGGGAGTTCTCCCTCTCCAGCGTGGTGGTGTCCTGGATGCGTCTGCTATCAATGGCATTAATGACAGAGGAGTAAAGGGACTCTACCATCATCTCGGGGCTCGTGGGGTCACTGACCGGGTTGGGTGACATTACGTTTTCTTCAATTACAAACTCGTTAACCGCTGACATGAAGTCTGACTCTGGGCTCTCAGCCAACGAGTCCAGGTCTAAGGAGCCTTGCTGGAGTACAGGATCCATATTGGGGTGCCCGATGGTTTCAAAGTCAAAGGTATGGGCATCTATACTGTCAGGAGACAGGTCCTCTAAGGGAGCTGGGAGGGGTAGTGGCTGGCAAGGCAGTGACTGTAGGCTGAGGGCAGGTGGGGTTTTGGAGGAGGTAGGAGTGGTCTCTGCTCTGCT contains:
- the rb1cc1 gene encoding RB1-inducible coiled-coil protein 1 isoform X1, translating into MKLYVFQVNNGSTLTFDTELAVQTVLDLKHAIQAKYKIATQHQVLVVNGGECMVAERRVCSYSAGTDTNPIFLFNKEMILCERAPTIPKTTFSIENEMELKVEESLMMPAVFHTVASRTQLAVEMFEVAKKLCSFCERLVHDEHLQHQGWAAIMANLDDCTLSYQKLLWKFETAYTNYQQDFEDIKIKLTRLGTAVSVMAKIPLLECLTRHSYRESLEKSSSPCPTTEEQNEDDEDGGHASVQSATSCPSDGEQPARKSPTCVSAPGDRRPEPPPLSAPDRLGRSSLQEALEEEQETSERGGVASFNVTLLDWINVQDRPNDVEAVVRKCFDSINRLDPRIIQPFLADCQDTVTKLDNQNMKAIKGLEDRLYALDQMIASCKKLVNEQKELAQGFLANQKRAENLKDTSVLPDLCLSHANQLMIMLTNHRKLLDIKQKCTTAKQELANNLQVRLKWCCYVMLHADQDGEKLQALLRLLTELLERVRVVETLSTVPQMYCLAVVEVVRRKMFIKHYREWASALVKDGKNLYEAEKAKRETFGKLFRKSFLRNRLFRGLDSWPPSSFCTRKPRRFDFELPDISLNDLQYLKSCCPAEVQPFLRVPSLCDFEPLHHHVEALHQLVQAAQSVDEMSQTMTDLLSELKVSGNAMGLSTLTPRSESRAETTPTSSKTPPALSLQSLPCQPLPLPAPLEDLSPDSIDAHTFDFETIGHPNMDPVLQQGSLDLDSLAESPESDFMSAVNEFVIEENVMSPNPVSDPTSPEMMVESLYSSVINAIDSRRIQDTTTLERENSRVAALRLAVDRYRSAAEESQSNLRKVKDDLCHLRGVVLKEQRDFSLALKKMSADVHGIVNSIRYCHEGELREAHQQELRNLMEDHDKQVHGLTEELDGNRGIVRDVQRAMLELEGLLERKEKELAQLEAERERLLKEVCSGHQQVVQELERRLSEQREALRDAVLARDALASQLDSLHGELERSRQKIRKEMESAENSRLQELENRLKEEQHAQLEALKWDKQSALNAVAQENEAKILEMKEAHSIESKKYEGRLRDSEARGADLTDTCCKLEVELALKESESEELRLQHEEAQAQLEETLRAEMASCTGILQEQVEALTQQLQKRNEEHELGLAELRALMRLEKDHCISELVDRHEEQSTILRHEFSALKQKSQEVKRDCEERHLKLQLEQEEQLAGLREEHDQEKRGFQDRERDLQATISDLQTEITLMSGRLEQERQEAQRRIEEDREEAKVALNNVLRDSELHMVELETKLLEKIKLLETQLERQSTDEVAVTRQGEVESVAGSSLDSALQQRLEEEKASLRARLELMEKQKNEELQNMKTSLIAEQQTNFNTVLTREKMKKEQIINELSENLKKVTQQQEKDKGLIETLSEDRASILQEKKQLEEELNRLRCTALVSSSFFTSNPVPVCMESPGACGSTPAEAPALPGLDSERIAAMAALRDDDRVDSAVEASMMTVHDNTLMLSEEKQRILILERTLHMKEEENKRLSQRLMSQSMSSVSSRHSEKIAIRDFQVGDLVLIILDERHDNYVLFTVAPTLYFLHSESLSALDLKPAAGATRRPWVLGKVMEKEYCQAKKAQNRFKVPLGTKFYRVKAVPWNKKM
- the rb1cc1 gene encoding RB1-inducible coiled-coil protein 1 isoform X2, with the protein product MKLYVFQVNNGSTLTFDTELAVQTVLDLKHAIQAKYKIATQHQVLVVNGGECMVAERRVCSYSAGTDTNPIFLFNKEMILCERAPTIPKTTFSIENEMELKVEESLMMPAVFHTVASRTQLAVEMFEVAKKLCSFCERLVHDEHLQHQGWAAIMANLDDCTLSYQKLLWKFETAYTNYQQDFEDIKIKLTRLGTAVSVMAKIPLLECLTRHSYRESLEKSSSPCPTTEEQNEDDEDGGHASVQSATSCPSDGEQPARKSPTCVSAPGDRRPEPPPLSAPDRLGRSSLQEALEEEQETSERGGVASFNVTLLDWINVQDRPNDVEAVVRKCFDSINRLDPRIIQPFLADCQDTVTKLDNQNMKAIKGLEDRLYALDQMIASCKKLVNEQKELAQGFLANQKRAENLKDTSVLPDLCLSHANQLMIMLTNHRKLLDIKQKCTTAKQELANNLQVRLKWCCYVMLHADQDGEKLQALLRLLTELLERVRVVETLSTVPQMYCLAVVEVVRRKMFIKHYREWASALVKDGKNLYEAEKAKRETFGKLFRKSFLRNRLFRGLDSWPPSSFCTRKPRRFDFELPDISLNDLQYLKSCCPAEVQPFLRVPSLCDFEPLHHHVEALHQLVQAAQSVDEMSQTMTDLLSELKVSGNAMGLSTLTPRSESRAETTPTSSKTPPALSLQSLPCQPLPLPAPLEDLSPDSIDAHTFDFETIGHPNMDPVLQQGSLDLDSLAESPESDFMSAVNEFVIEENVMSPNPVSDPTSPEMMVESLYSSVINAIDSRRIQDTTTLERENSRVAALRLAVDRYRSAAEESQSNLRKVKDDLCHLRGVVLKEQRDFSLALKKMSADVHGIVNSIRYCHEGELREAHQQELRNLMEDHDKQVHGLTEELDGNRGIVRDVQRAMLELEGLLERKEKELAQLEAERERLLKEVCSGHQQVVQELERRLSEQREALRDAVLARDALASQLDSLHGELERSRQKIRKEMESAENSRLQELENRLKEEQHAQLEALKWDKQSALNAVAQENEAKILEMKEAHSIESKKYEGRLRDSEARGADLTDTCCKLEVELALKESESEELRLQHEEAQAQLEETLRAEMASCTGILQEQVEALTQQLQKRNEEHELGLAELRALMRLEKDHCISELVDRHEEQSTILRHEFSALKQKSQEVKRDCEERHLKLQLEQEEQLAGLREEHDQEKRGFQDRERDLQATISDLQTEITLMSGRLEQERQEAQRRIEEDREEAKVALNNVLRDSELHMVELETKLLEKIKLLETQLERQSTDEVAVTRQGEVESVAGSSLDSALQQRLEEEKASLRARLELMEKQKNEELQNMKTSLIAEQQTNFNTVLTREKMKKEQIINELSENLKKVTQQQEKDKGLIETLSEDRASILQEKKQLEEELNRLRCTALVSSSFFTSNPVPVCMESPGACGSTPAEAPALPGLDSERIAAMAALRDDDRVDSAVEASMMTVHDNTLMLSEEKQRILILERTLHMKEEENKRLSQRLMSQSMSSVSSRHSEKIAIRDFQVGDLVLIILDERHDNYVLFTVAPTLYFLHSESLSALDLKPAGATRRPWVLGKVMEKEYCQAKKAQNRFKVPLGTKFYRVKAVPWNKKM